GACCCGCGGCTCGCGGCGGTCTTCCTGATCGGTGCCCCGCTGCTCGCCCTCGTGCTGCGCGCCCTCGCGCGGGACTCCTCCGACTGCGTGACGCGCTACCAGCGCGCCCAGGGCCGTATCGCGGGCGGCCTGGCCGAGGCCGTCGCCGGGCACCGCACGATCGTGGCCGCCGGCACGGCGGACCGCACCGTCGCCCGCGTCCTGCGTCCCCTGGCCGAACTCTCGGACCAGGGGCACCGCATGTGGCACGTCCAGGGCCGCGCCGCCGCCCGAGCCGCCACCGTGGCCCCGCTCCTGCAACTCGCCGTCGTGGCCACCGCCGGCGTCCTGCTCGCCCGACAGCACCTGTCCGTGGGCGAGTTGCTGGCCGCGTCCCGCTACGCCGTACTGGCCGCGGGCGTCGGCGTCCTGGTCGGGCAGCTCTCGGGCCTGGTCCGCGCGCGGACGGCGGCAGAGCGCCTGGACGAGGTACGGAGCGAGCCCCCGACCACGTACGGCGAACGTGCCCTGCCGCCCGCCGGGACGGGCCGACTGGAGCTGCGCTCCGTGACCGTCCGCCGGGGCGGGCGCACCGTGTTGGACCGCGTCGATCTGGTGGTCCCGGCCGGCGCCACGGTCGCCGTCGTGGGCCGGTCGGGCGCGGGCAAGTCGCTGCTCGCGGCCGTGGCCGGGCGGTTGACGGATCCCGACGACGGAGAGGTACGGCTCGACGGGGTGCCCCTGCCCGAGCTGGACCGCCGGGAGCTGCGCCGGGCGATCGTCCACGCCTTCGAACGCCCGGCCCTGCTGGGTGGGTCGGTGGAGGACACCATCGCCTTCGGCGTCGTCCGCCCCTCCCCCGCCCGCATCCGGGAGGCGGCCCGAGCCGCGCACGCCGACGGCTTCGTCCGCCGCCTCCCCGACGGTTACGCCACTCCCTGCGCCGACGCTCCTCTGTCCGGTGGTGAGGCGCAACGCCTGGGCCTGGCCCGCGCGTTCGCCCGCGACAGTCGTCTCCTGGTGCTCGACGACGCCCTCTCCAGCCTCGACACCCTCACCGAGCACGACATCACCGACGCCCTCCTGCGCCCCACCACCGGTGGCAGCCGCCTGCTCATCGCCCACCGCGTCACCACGGCCGCCCGCGCGGACACGGTGGTGTGGCTGGAGAAGGGGAGGGTGCGGGCGGTGGGGCCGCATACAGAGCTGTGGCGGACGGCGGATTACCGGGAGTTGTTCGGGTCGTGGGCCCCGGTCGGCACGGGCCGGGCGGACGCCGCCCGCGACGGCACCGCGTCGCGGGGCGTGCCGGGCGGAGAGGGCCGATGAAGGGCGGCCGGGGAGGACGACGGCGTGCCGGGGGCGGCCTCCGCCCGCCCGGCCTCCTCCGTCGGGGCCTGCGCTTTCTTCGCGGGCGGGCGCGGGTCGTCGCACGGCTGGTTCTGTGGTCCGTGGTGGAGACGGGACAGACCTTTCTGATGGGGTACGCCCTCGCGCGGGCCCTCGACGACGGGTTCCTCGTGGGGCGGGCCGGGGTCGGGCTGGGGTGGCTCGGGGCCGGTGCGGGGGCGGTGGTGCTGGGGGCGCTGGGCACGTGGCGGGTGTACGGGTGCGTGGCGGGGCTCGTGGAGCCGTTGCGGGACCGGCTGGTGCGCGGGGTGGTCGAACGGGGGGTCCGGGAGGCGGACGGCGGGGCGCTGTCCGGGCTGACCCAGCAGGTGGAGATCGCCCGGGACACCTTCGCCGGACTCGTCATGGTGTCCCGCTCGTTCCTGTTCACCTCCGCCGGGGCGCTCGTCGGACTCTTCTCGCTGGCCCCGCCCCTGCTGCTGGTCGTCGGGCCCCCGCTGCTCGTCGGCGTCGCCCTCTTCCTGGTGACGCTCAGGCCCCTGGCCCGCCGCCAGGAGGGCTTCCTCGTCGCCGACGAGGCCCTCGCCGACCGGCTCGGGGCCGTCTGTCCGGGCTTGCGGGACATCACGGCGGCCGGCGCGGAGGACACGGTCGCCGCCGACACCGGCCGGTGCGTCGACGCCGAACTGCGGGCCGCTCGCTCCCTGGCCCGCTGGGGCGTCGCACGGGTCGCCTCCCTCGCGATCGGTGGCCAACTGCCCGTCGTGCTGCTCCTGGTCACCGCCCCTTGGCTTTTGGACCACGGGGTCACGGCGGGCGCCCTGGTCGGCGCCCTCGCCTACGTCACCCAGTCCCTCCTCCCCGCCCTGCAGAACCTGGTCCACGGCCTGGGCACCAGCGGCTCCCGCCTCGCGGTGGTCCT
The DNA window shown above is from Streptomyces akebiae and carries:
- a CDS encoding ABC transporter ATP-binding protein, with amino-acid sequence MTTLTEGAAHCPAAVSDPLLRATVRHSGPRCTALALVSMASTGANLSLPVALGRALDLLLARDPDGSRWVLWCAALVLAVAVLDAVETVLGGTTNARATAWLRHRLVRHALAVGPRALTRFGPGDLVARLVGNAAQAGTAPATAAALLAALAGPLGAVAALALIDPRLAAVFLIGAPLLALVLRALARDSSDCVTRYQRAQGRIAGGLAEAVAGHRTIVAAGTADRTVARVLRPLAELSDQGHRMWHVQGRAAARAATVAPLLQLAVVATAGVLLARQHLSVGELLAASRYAVLAAGVGVLVGQLSGLVRARTAAERLDEVRSEPPTTYGERALPPAGTGRLELRSVTVRRGGRTVLDRVDLVVPAGATVAVVGRSGAGKSLLAAVAGRLTDPDDGEVRLDGVPLPELDRRELRRAIVHAFERPALLGGSVEDTIAFGVVRPSPARIREAARAAHADGFVRRLPDGYATPCADAPLSGGEAQRLGLARAFARDSRLLVLDDALSSLDTLTEHDITDALLRPTTGGSRLLIAHRVTTAARADTVVWLEKGRVRAVGPHTELWRTADYRELFGSWAPVGTGRADAARDGTASRGVPGGEGR